In Gouania willdenowi chromosome 24, fGouWil2.1, whole genome shotgun sequence, a single window of DNA contains:
- the bpnt1 gene encoding 3'(2'),5'-bisphosphate nucleotidase 1 isoform X1, with product MSSPAVLMRLVASAYCVAEKAGAIVRKVLHSGELDIVVKTGANDLQTLADRLAQQSICASLSRLYPKITIIGEEDLAAEEVQEDLIESRQAEDILTKSCPGEYSELKEEELVVWVDPLDGTKEYTEAIRFLHLPAVTAHTGQDTSQPHSTARWLLDNVTVLIGIAYAGRAIAGIINQPFYNYQLGPGAVLGRTLWGMPGMGAFGFQLKEVPGDRRIITTTRSHSNKLVTDCVNAMEPHEVLRVGGAGNKIIQLIEGKASAYVFASPGCKKWDTCAPEAILHAVGGKLTDMHGNPYRYDANVKHMNSAGVLATLRNHDYYLQRVPQSVQQNLKSD from the exons ATGTCTAGTCCAGCTGTGCTGATGAGGCTGGTGGCCTCTGCGTACTGTGTGGCTGAGAAGGCTGGAGCCATAGTGAGGAAAGTCCTACACAGTGGAGAGCTCGACATTGTAGTGAAG ACCGGAGCCAATGATCTCCAGACGCTGGCAGACCGACTGGCTCAGCAGAGCATCTGTGCCTCACTGTCCAGACTTTACCCCAAAATCACCATCATTGGAGAGGAG GATTTAGCAGCTGAAGAAGTGCAGGAGGACCTGATTGAGAGCAGGCAGGCGGAGGACATCCTCACTAAAAGCTGTCCAGGGGAATACAGTGAGCTGAAAGAGGAGGAG CTCGTGGTGTGGGTGGATCCTCTCGACGGCACCAAGGAATACACTGAAG CGATAAGGTTCCTCCACCTCCCAGCTGTGACAGCTCACACAGGGCAGGACACCTCTCAGCCTCACAGCACAGCTCGCT GGCTTCTGGATAACGTGACGGTGCTCATTGGCATCGCATACGCAGGCCGAGCCATCGCAGGAATCATCAACCAGCCGTTCTACAACTACCAG CTGGGACCAGGAGCCGTTCTAGGGAGAACCCTGTGGGGAATGCCGGGGATGGGAGCGTTCGGGTTCCAACTGAAAGAAGTGCCAGGTGACAGGCGAATCATCACCACCACCCGTTCCCATAGCAACAAGTTGGTGACAGACTGTGTGAACGCCATGGAGCCTCATGAGGTCTTGAGAGTGGGAGGAGCTGGGAACAAG ATAATCCAACTCATTGAAGGAAAAGCTTCTGCTTATGTTTTTGCAAGTCCAGGGTGCAAGAAGTGGGACACGTGCGCTCCTGAAGCCATTCTGCATGCCGTCGGAG GTAAACTGACCGATATGCACGGGAATCCATATCGCTACGACGCCAATGTGAAGCACATGAACTCTGCGGGGGTTCTCGCCACTCTGCGTAACCATGACTACTACCTCCAGAGGGTCCCACAGTCAGTGCAGCAAAACCTCAAGTCAGACTGA
- the bpnt1 gene encoding 3'(2'),5'-bisphosphate nucleotidase 1 isoform X2, with protein sequence MSSPAVLMRLVASAYCVAEKAGAIVRKVLHSGELDIVVKTGANDLQTLADRLAQQSICASLSRLYPKITIIGEEDLAAEEVQEDLIESRQAEDILTKSCPGEYSELKEEELVVWVDPLDGTKEYTEGLLDNVTVLIGIAYAGRAIAGIINQPFYNYQLGPGAVLGRTLWGMPGMGAFGFQLKEVPGDRRIITTTRSHSNKLVTDCVNAMEPHEVLRVGGAGNKIIQLIEGKASAYVFASPGCKKWDTCAPEAILHAVGGKLTDMHGNPYRYDANVKHMNSAGVLATLRNHDYYLQRVPQSVQQNLKSD encoded by the exons ATGTCTAGTCCAGCTGTGCTGATGAGGCTGGTGGCCTCTGCGTACTGTGTGGCTGAGAAGGCTGGAGCCATAGTGAGGAAAGTCCTACACAGTGGAGAGCTCGACATTGTAGTGAAG ACCGGAGCCAATGATCTCCAGACGCTGGCAGACCGACTGGCTCAGCAGAGCATCTGTGCCTCACTGTCCAGACTTTACCCCAAAATCACCATCATTGGAGAGGAG GATTTAGCAGCTGAAGAAGTGCAGGAGGACCTGATTGAGAGCAGGCAGGCGGAGGACATCCTCACTAAAAGCTGTCCAGGGGAATACAGTGAGCTGAAAGAGGAGGAG CTCGTGGTGTGGGTGGATCCTCTCGACGGCACCAAGGAATACACTGAAG GGCTTCTGGATAACGTGACGGTGCTCATTGGCATCGCATACGCAGGCCGAGCCATCGCAGGAATCATCAACCAGCCGTTCTACAACTACCAG CTGGGACCAGGAGCCGTTCTAGGGAGAACCCTGTGGGGAATGCCGGGGATGGGAGCGTTCGGGTTCCAACTGAAAGAAGTGCCAGGTGACAGGCGAATCATCACCACCACCCGTTCCCATAGCAACAAGTTGGTGACAGACTGTGTGAACGCCATGGAGCCTCATGAGGTCTTGAGAGTGGGAGGAGCTGGGAACAAG ATAATCCAACTCATTGAAGGAAAAGCTTCTGCTTATGTTTTTGCAAGTCCAGGGTGCAAGAAGTGGGACACGTGCGCTCCTGAAGCCATTCTGCATGCCGTCGGAG GTAAACTGACCGATATGCACGGGAATCCATATCGCTACGACGCCAATGTGAAGCACATGAACTCTGCGGGGGTTCTCGCCACTCTGCGTAACCATGACTACTACCTCCAGAGGGTCCCACAGTCAGTGCAGCAAAACCTCAAGTCAGACTGA
- the saysd1 gene encoding SAYSvFN domain-containing protein 1, with protein sequence MEKKLLEFRAKRRAEKAANTSQSEASTPLEQTTAQTAETTEATDDRDLPNRAGNSREAAPADEGRDWFLDSSLGRWLASKRLVLSNVMLLKVLLWLVLLGLFAELEFGLPFFVISLFYWLYEGLRSPAPREPGELSAYSVFNPDCQPLLGSLTAEQLEGEMGYRPLANR encoded by the exons ATGGAGAAGAAGCTGTTAGAGTTCCGAGCCAAACGACGGGCGGAAAAAGCTGCTAATACGAGTCAAAGCGAGGCTTCAACGCCGCTGGAACAGACCACAGCGCAGACAGCGGAGACGACAGAGGCTACAGATGACCGAGATCTGCCGAACAGAGCCGGAAATAGCCGAGAGGCAGCTCCCGCTGAC GAGGGCAGAGACTGGTTCTTGGACAGCTCACTGGGACGATGGCTGGCCTCCAAACGGTTGGTCCTCTCCAACGTGATGTTGCTCAAAGTGCTGCTATGGTTGGTTCTGCTGGGACTATTCGCTGAGCTGGAGTTCGGCCTGCCTTTCTTTGTCATCTCCCTTTTCTACTGGCTCTACGAGGGACTCCGCAGCCCAGCCCCTCGCGAGCCTGGAGAACTGAGCGCTTATTCAGTATTTAACCCCGACTGTCAGCCTCTGTTGGGCTCACTGACTGCAGAGCAGCTGGAGGGGGAGATGGGCTACAGACCTCTGGCAAACAGATGA
- the grcc10 gene encoding protein C10 has translation MASAPAQQPTLTVEQTRVVLSEVIQAFSVPENAARMEEARESACNDMGKMLQLVLPVATQIQQEVIKAYGFNNEGEGVLKFARLVKMYETQDPEIAAMSSKLKALLLPPLSTPPIGGTIPAS, from the exons ATGGCCTCAGCTCCAGCACAGCAGCCCACCCTGACTGTGGAACAGACCAGAG TGGTTCTGAGTGAGGTGATCCAGGCCTTTTCTGTGCCAGAGAACGCCGCCCGGATGGAGGAGGCTCGGGAGAGCGCCTGTAACGACATGGGCAAGATGCTCCAGCTGGTGCTGCCTGTGGCCACTCAGATCCAACAGGAAGTCATCAAAGCCTATGGGTTCAACAACGAGGGCGAGG GTGTCCTAAAATTTGCCAGATTGGTGAAGATGTACGAGACCCAGGATCCTGAAATCGCCGCCATGTCCTCCAAGCTGAAGGCCCTCCTGCTGCCGCCCCTCTCCACCCCCCCTATAGGGGGCACCATTCCAGCTTCATAG